Proteins from a single region of Cryptococcus neoformans var. grubii H99 chromosome 5, complete sequence:
- a CDS encoding DNA-directed RNA polymerase II subunit RPB2: protein MDAADDYPLASQSLDDGFTYDPDYDYTQQTAPKNDEDEEKYDVDDDEPISQEDYWTVINSFFEEKGLVRQQLESFNEFIENTMQEIVDDHSRLTLDQFTQYTGVAGDETRRYEISFGQIYLARVNHTEMDGRTNMLFPQEARLRNLTYSAPLYVDIKKRTLTASGVDDPVEADWQPAVGDDGEVEGAEEEKTSIGKVPVMVRSNFCLLHGLPDDQCHEIGECPYDQGGYFIISGSEKVLIAQERMATNHVFVFLKAAPARFTYFAEINSQKEKGGRVANHTEVRMYARASGTTGGVIRVSLPYTKVDIPLVVVFRALGIVPDRDVLSHICFGAEDEALLEMLQPSIEESFAVQDRDTALDFIGRRGQHEKAPRAQRQRAAFDILHKEFLPHVSTAEGFESKKAYFLGYMVHRLCMAALGRKELDDRDHFGNKRLDLAGPLMAEMFNVVFGKLREDMYRYLKKCVEQNKEFALNMAIRPNTITDGLKYALATGNWGKRDNTRAGVSQVLNRYTFTSTLSHLRRTNTPIGRDSKAAKPRQLHNTHWGMVCPAETPEGSACGLVKNLALMSYISVGSYSAPVMEFLEEWGLEDLSEYQDAPTATKVFVNGVWMGIHRDAPTLHNNLLQMRRGGQLKYEVSIVRDIRERELRLYTDAGRVCRPLFIVDQPTQTLRLKRDHIDRIDQMADEGLLSGAWDKLLSEGIVEYVDAAEEETILIAMTPEDLVNARTAHSKHELVRDRAAHNLESFDPAARIKSTVWSQQYTHMEIHPSMILGVCASIIPFPDHNQSPRNTYQSAMGKQAMGVCLTNYQLRMDTMVNVLYYPQKPLATTRSMEYLKFSELPAGQNAIVAIMCYSGYNQEDSVIMNQSSIDRGLFRSLYFRSYTDTEKMKGMVKAETIEKPDRNETLRMKHGTGDRYAKLDVDGLVAPGTNVNGDDILIGKTAPLPEDSEELGQRTQLHTKRDISTPLKSTEQGVVDQVMLSTNGEGNMFVKIRVRSTRVPQIGDKFASRHGQKGTIGITYRQEDMPFTAEGLVPDIIINPHAIPSRMTIGHLVECLLSKVSTLTGAEGDATPFTELTVEAVSKVLRAKGYQSRGFELLYHGHTGRKLQAQVYFGPTYYQRLKHMVDDKIHARARGPLQILTRQPVEGRSRDGGLRFGEMERDCMISHGIAGFLKERMYDSSDAFRIHVCDVCGLMAVANLKKQEFYCSVCRNSTQISQVYIPYAAKLLFQELQAMNIACRMYGETD, encoded by the exons ATGGATGCAG CAGACGACTATCCGCTTGCATCCCAGTCCCTCGACGATGGCTTCACTTACGATCCTGATTACGATTACACTCAGCAGACGGCCCCAAAAaatgatgaggacgaagaaaaGTACGATGTCGATGACGACGAGCCGATCAGTCAGGAGGATTACTGGACTGTTATCAATTCGTTCTTTGAGGAAAAAGGTCTTGTTCGTCAACAGCTCGAATCTTTCAATGAGTTCATCGAAAACACCATGCAAGAAATTGTCGATGATCATTCGAGGTTAACTTTGGATCAATTTACACAATATACTGGCGTTGCAGGTGACGAAACA AGACGATACGAAATTTCCTTTGGTCAAATCTATTTGGCTCGAGTCAATCATACAGAAATGGATGGTAGAACTAATATGTTGTTCCCGCAAGAAGCACGTCTCAGAAACTTGACTTACTCGGCACCGCTGTATGTGGACATCAAAAAGAGGACTTTGACGGCATCCGGCGTTGATGACCCTGTGGAAGCTGATTGGCAGCCTGCCGTGGGCGATGATGGTGAGGTGGAAGGTgctgaggaagaaaagacatCAATTGGTAAAGTGCCTGTCATGGTCCGCTCCAACTTCTGCCTCTTGCATGGTCTTCCTGACGACCAGTGTCATGAGATTGGAGAATGCCCTTACGATCAAGGCGGTTATTTTATCATTTCTGGTTCCGAGAAGGTCTTGATTGCTCAAGAGAGAATGGCCACAAACCATGTTTTCGTGTTCCTAAAAGCAGCACCTGCGAGATTCACCTATTTTGCGGAAATCAACtctcaaaaagaaaaaggtggaCGGGTTGCGAATCATACAGAAGTCAGAATGTACGCGAGGGCATCCGGAACAACTGGTGGCGTCATTCGTGTATCTCTTCCGTACACCAAAGTCGATATCCCCCTCGTTGTGGTCTTTCGAGCTTTGGGTATTGTTCCCGACAGAGACGTTCTCAGCCACATCTGCTTCGGCGCCGAAGATGAAGCCCTTCTTGAAATGCTTCAACCCAGCATTGAGGAATCTTTTGCCGTCCAAGACCGTGACACCGCCCTCGACTTTATTGGACGCCGTGGTCAGCATGAAAAGGCTCCTCGAGCTCAACGTCAGCGTGCGGCGTTTGACATCCTTCACAAAGAATTTTTACCCCACGTGTCCACAGCCGAAGGATTTGAGTCGAAAAAGGCGTATTTCCTGGGCTACATGGTGCATAGGTTATGTATGGCGGCACTAGGAAGAAAGGAGTTGGATGACAGAGATCATTTTGGGAACAAAAGGTTGGATCTTGCAGGACCGTTGATGGCGGAGATGTTCAACGTAGTGTTTGGGAAATTGAGGGAAGACATGTACAGAtatttgaagaag TGCGTCGAACAAAACAAGGAGTTTGCCCTTAACATGGCTATTCGCCCTAATACGATTACCGACGGTCTCAAATACGCTCTTGCTACAGGCAATTGGGGCAAGCGAGACAATACTCGAGCAGGTGTATCCCAAGTTCTCAACAGATATACTTTTACTTCCACTCTCTCCCATTTGCGGCGTACTAATACGCCCATCGGCCGTGACTCAAAGGCTGCTAAGCCACGTCAACTTCACAACACCCATTGGGGCATGGTTTGTCCTGCGGAAACGCCTGAAGGTTCCGCTTGTGGTCTCGTCAAGAATCTGGCACTCATGTCTTACATTTCAGTAGGATCCTATTCCGCTCCAGTCATGGAATTTttggaagaatggggtCTGGAAGATCTTTCAGAATATCAAGATGCACCCACTGCGACGAAAGTATTTGTCAATGGTGTCTGGATGGGTATTCATCGAGACGCACCCACCTTGCACAACAACCTCTTGCAAATGCGTCGTGGTGGCCAGCTCAAATACGAAGTCAGTATTGTCCGAGACATCCGAGAGAGAGAGCTGCGCTTGTACACCGATGCGGGACGTGTCTGTAGACCGCTTTTCATTGTCGACCAGCCAACGCAGACATTGCGGCTCAAACGTGATCACATCGACAGGATCGACCAGATGGCAGACGAGGGTCTTTTGTCAGGAGCGTGGGACAAGCTATTGTCCGAGGGTATTGTCGAGTATGTGGACGCAGCTGAGGAGGAGACCATATTAATAGCCATGACGCCTGAAGATCTTGTGAACGCTCGTACCGCACACAGCAAACACGAGCTTGTAAGGGATAGAGCAGCCCACAATCTTGAATCCTTTGATCCTGCTGCTCGTATCAAGAGTACGGTGTGGAGTCAGCAGTATACCCACATGGAGATCCACCCGAGTATGATTCTTGGCGTCTGTGCTAGTATCATTCCTTTCCCCGACCACAACCAATCTCCTCGAAATACATATCAGTCTGCAATGGGTAAACAAGCCATGGGTGTCTGCCTCACCAACTACCAGCTTCGTATGGACACTATGGTTAATGTACTATACTATCCTCAAAAACCACTTGCCACTACTCGTTCAATGGAGTATCTCAAGTTCTCTGAGCTTCCTGCTGGTCAAAACGCAATTGTTGCCATCATGTGTTATTCTGGTTACAATCAAGAAGACTCCGTCATCATGAACCAATCCTCAATCGACCGCGGTCTCTTCCGATCGTTATACTTCCGTTCCTACACCGATActgagaagatgaagggtaTGGTTAAGGCGGAGACTATTGAGAAACCGGACAGAAATGAGACGTTGAGAATGAAGCATGGAACCGGCGATCGGTACGCCAAGCTTGACGTCGATGGCCTTGTTGCTCCGGGAACAAACGTCAACGGTGATGACATTCTCATTGGCAAGACTGCACCTTTGCCTGAAGACAGTGAGGAGCTTGGACAAAGAACCCAACTGCACACAAAGCGAGACATATCGACACCGCTGAAGAGCACGGAGCAGGGCGTTGTTGATCAGGTTATGCTGAGTACCAACGGAGAAGGTAACATGTTTGTCAAAATTCGTGTGAGATCCACCAGAGTGCCCCAAATAGGTGACAAGTTTGCTTCACGACATGGTCAGAAAGGTACGATCGGTATCACCTATCGTCAAGAAGACATGCCGTTCACTGCGGAGGGTCTTGTTCccgatatcatcatcaatccGCATGCTATTCCTTCGCGAATGACTATCGGCCATTTAGTCGAATGTCTCTTGTCGAAAGTGTCAACTCTGACTGGAGCCGAAGGAGACGCCACGCCCTTCACGGAGCTGACTGTCGAAGCTGTTTCCAAAGTTCTGCGAGCAAAGGGATATCAGTCTCGTGGTTTTGAGCTACTTTACCATGGTCATACGGGAAGAAAACTTCAGGCCCAGGTCTACTTTGGACCTACTTACTATCAGAGACTAAAGCATATGGTGGACGACAAGATTCACGCTCGTGCACGAGGACCGTTGCAGATTTTAACCAGACAGCCAGTAGAAGGTAGAAGTAGAGATGGTGGTTTGCGATTTGGTGAAATGGAG AGAGACTGCATGATTTCGCACGGTATCGCTGGATTTTTAAAAGAAAGGATGTACG ATTCTTCCGATGCGTTCAGAATACATGTGTGCGACGTCTGTGGTCTCATGGCTGTTGCCAATCTCAAAAAGCAAGAGTTCTACTGCTCCGTTTGCAGGAACAGTACCCAGATCTCACAGGTGTACATCCCGTATGCCGCCAAACTGTTGTTCCAAGAG TTACAAGCCATGAATATTGCATGTCGAATGTACGGGGAAACagattga
- a CDS encoding rRNA-processing protein EBP2 produces the protein MPISKKEARKLKSNRKVAPSKAEESQSLDKKSYVPDEQIESGDEDDQDVSEEGMKRLMELVDVDDLNEYEIALLGAEQDEEDEGEGSEGEEAEISAGESVDEDEEEEGQNEDNTIVNEKPDDDVVSLDGLGSDVSVDEDAVPMQKVTINNKPALRSLTDSIRVTNMSWPEHLVVDSKETADVDPSDDLQRETVFYKIALGCVPQARKLASKHDIPFTRPGDYYAEMVKSDEHMERVRTKLVEEAQGIKKSEDAKKQRELKKFGKQIQHEKLRQREQDKKSFEDRVQGLKRKRKEGMELGNEGEEFDIAVEDAMEDQPQKGGRATSGKSKMPRHARDAKFSLGGGGRRSKQNTRESTMDFGGGMSRGKGGKAGKVQSKGRPGKSRRQAGRV, from the exons ATGCCCATtagcaagaaggaagcaagGAAACTCAAAAGCAACAGGAAGGTTGCTCCATCCAAGGCGGAAGAATCCCAGTCCCTCGACAAGAAATCTTACGTTCCAGACGAACAGATCGAAAgtggtgatgaagacgacCAAGACGTCAGCGAAGAGGGTatgaagaggttgatggAACTCGTCGACGTGGATGACCTCAACGAATATGAAATAGCCTTGCTTGGGGCCGAgcaggatgaagaggacgaaggagaaggtagtgaaggggaagaggctgaAATATCAGCCGGCGAAAGCGTcgacgaagacgaggaagaggaaggccaAAACGAG GACAACACCATAGTCAATGAGAAGCCCGACGACGACGTCGTTTCTCTTGATGGCCTTGGCTCAGATGTCTCTGTGGACGAAGATGCTGTTCCCATGCAAAAAGTAACAATTAACAACAAG CCCGCATTGAGATCCCTGACCGACTCTATCCGAGTAACCAATATGTCCTGGCCTGAACACTTGGTAGTTGACAGCAAAGAGACTGCCGACGTTGATCCCAGTGATG ATTTGCAAAGAGAAACAGTTTT CTACAAGATTGCACTTGGCTGCGTTCCCCAAGCTAGAAAGCTTGCTTCCAAACACGACATTCCTTTCACGAGACCAGGAGATTATTATGCTGAAATGGTCAAATCTGATGAGCACATGGAACGTGTGAGGACCAAGCTTGTCGAAGAGGC CCAGGGCATCAAGAAGTCCGAAGACGCGAAGAAGCAGCGCGAACTCAAGAAGTTCGGCAAGCAAATCCAGCACGAAAAGCTCCGGCAGAGAGAGcaggacaagaagagcttCGAAGATCGGGTGCAGGGTCTTAAACGGA aaagaaaagaaggcatGGAGCTTGGTAACGAAGGGGAGGAGTTCGATATCGCTGTGGAAGATGCAATGGAAGACCAGCCCCAGAAAGGAGGACGTGCCACCTCTGGCAAATCCAAG ATGCCTCGACATGCTCGTGACGCCAAATTTTCtttgggtggtggtggccgCAGATCCAAGCAGAACACTCGGGAAAGCACGATGGATTTCGGTGGTGGCATGTCTCGTGGTAAAGGTGGAAAG
- a CDS encoding DNA-directed RNA polymerase II subunit RPB2, variant, producing MDADDYPLASQSLDDGFTYDPDYDYTQQTAPKNDEDEEKYDVDDDEPISQEDYWTVINSFFEEKGLVRQQLESFNEFIENTMQEIVDDHSRLTLDQFTQYTGVAGDETRRYEISFGQIYLARVNHTEMDGRTNMLFPQEARLRNLTYSAPLYVDIKKRTLTASGVDDPVEADWQPAVGDDGEVEGAEEEKTSIGKVPVMVRSNFCLLHGLPDDQCHEIGECPYDQGGYFIISGSEKVLIAQERMATNHVFVFLKAAPARFTYFAEINSQKEKGGRVANHTEVRMYARASGTTGGVIRVSLPYTKVDIPLVVVFRALGIVPDRDVLSHICFGAEDEALLEMLQPSIEESFAVQDRDTALDFIGRRGQHEKAPRAQRQRAAFDILHKEFLPHVSTAEGFESKKAYFLGYMVHRLCMAALGRKELDDRDHFGNKRLDLAGPLMAEMFNVVFGKLREDMYRYLKKCVEQNKEFALNMAIRPNTITDGLKYALATGNWGKRDNTRAGVSQVLNRYTFTSTLSHLRRTNTPIGRDSKAAKPRQLHNTHWGMVCPAETPEGSACGLVKNLALMSYISVGSYSAPVMEFLEEWGLEDLSEYQDAPTATKVFVNGVWMGIHRDAPTLHNNLLQMRRGGQLKYEVSIVRDIRERELRLYTDAGRVCRPLFIVDQPTQTLRLKRDHIDRIDQMADEGLLSGAWDKLLSEGIVEYVDAAEEETILIAMTPEDLVNARTAHSKHELVRDRAAHNLESFDPAARIKSTVWSQQYTHMEIHPSMILGVCASIIPFPDHNQSPRNTYQSAMGKQAMGVCLTNYQLRMDTMVNVLYYPQKPLATTRSMEYLKFSELPAGQNAIVAIMCYSGYNQEDSVIMNQSSIDRGLFRSLYFRSYTDTEKMKGMVKAETIEKPDRNETLRMKHGTGDRYAKLDVDGLVAPGTNVNGDDILIGKTAPLPEDSEELGQRTQLHTKRDISTPLKSTEQGVVDQVMLSTNGEGNMFVKIRVRSTRVPQIGDKFASRHGQKGTIGITYRQEDMPFTAEGLVPDIIINPHAIPSRMTIGHLVECLLSKVSTLTGAEGDATPFTELTVEAVSKVLRAKGYQSRGFELLYHGHTGRKLQAQVYFGPTYYQRLKHMVDDKIHARARGPLQILTRQPVEGRSRDGGLRFGEMERDCMISHGIAGFLKERMYDSSDAFRIHVCDVCGLMAVANLKKQEFYCSVCRNSTQISQVYIPYAAKLLFQELQAMNIACRMYGETD from the exons ATGGATGCAG ACGACTATCCGCTTGCATCCCAGTCCCTCGACGATGGCTTCACTTACGATCCTGATTACGATTACACTCAGCAGACGGCCCCAAAAaatgatgaggacgaagaaaaGTACGATGTCGATGACGACGAGCCGATCAGTCAGGAGGATTACTGGACTGTTATCAATTCGTTCTTTGAGGAAAAAGGTCTTGTTCGTCAACAGCTCGAATCTTTCAATGAGTTCATCGAAAACACCATGCAAGAAATTGTCGATGATCATTCGAGGTTAACTTTGGATCAATTTACACAATATACTGGCGTTGCAGGTGACGAAACA AGACGATACGAAATTTCCTTTGGTCAAATCTATTTGGCTCGAGTCAATCATACAGAAATGGATGGTAGAACTAATATGTTGTTCCCGCAAGAAGCACGTCTCAGAAACTTGACTTACTCGGCACCGCTGTATGTGGACATCAAAAAGAGGACTTTGACGGCATCCGGCGTTGATGACCCTGTGGAAGCTGATTGGCAGCCTGCCGTGGGCGATGATGGTGAGGTGGAAGGTgctgaggaagaaaagacatCAATTGGTAAAGTGCCTGTCATGGTCCGCTCCAACTTCTGCCTCTTGCATGGTCTTCCTGACGACCAGTGTCATGAGATTGGAGAATGCCCTTACGATCAAGGCGGTTATTTTATCATTTCTGGTTCCGAGAAGGTCTTGATTGCTCAAGAGAGAATGGCCACAAACCATGTTTTCGTGTTCCTAAAAGCAGCACCTGCGAGATTCACCTATTTTGCGGAAATCAACtctcaaaaagaaaaaggtggaCGGGTTGCGAATCATACAGAAGTCAGAATGTACGCGAGGGCATCCGGAACAACTGGTGGCGTCATTCGTGTATCTCTTCCGTACACCAAAGTCGATATCCCCCTCGTTGTGGTCTTTCGAGCTTTGGGTATTGTTCCCGACAGAGACGTTCTCAGCCACATCTGCTTCGGCGCCGAAGATGAAGCCCTTCTTGAAATGCTTCAACCCAGCATTGAGGAATCTTTTGCCGTCCAAGACCGTGACACCGCCCTCGACTTTATTGGACGCCGTGGTCAGCATGAAAAGGCTCCTCGAGCTCAACGTCAGCGTGCGGCGTTTGACATCCTTCACAAAGAATTTTTACCCCACGTGTCCACAGCCGAAGGATTTGAGTCGAAAAAGGCGTATTTCCTGGGCTACATGGTGCATAGGTTATGTATGGCGGCACTAGGAAGAAAGGAGTTGGATGACAGAGATCATTTTGGGAACAAAAGGTTGGATCTTGCAGGACCGTTGATGGCGGAGATGTTCAACGTAGTGTTTGGGAAATTGAGGGAAGACATGTACAGAtatttgaagaag TGCGTCGAACAAAACAAGGAGTTTGCCCTTAACATGGCTATTCGCCCTAATACGATTACCGACGGTCTCAAATACGCTCTTGCTACAGGCAATTGGGGCAAGCGAGACAATACTCGAGCAGGTGTATCCCAAGTTCTCAACAGATATACTTTTACTTCCACTCTCTCCCATTTGCGGCGTACTAATACGCCCATCGGCCGTGACTCAAAGGCTGCTAAGCCACGTCAACTTCACAACACCCATTGGGGCATGGTTTGTCCTGCGGAAACGCCTGAAGGTTCCGCTTGTGGTCTCGTCAAGAATCTGGCACTCATGTCTTACATTTCAGTAGGATCCTATTCCGCTCCAGTCATGGAATTTttggaagaatggggtCTGGAAGATCTTTCAGAATATCAAGATGCACCCACTGCGACGAAAGTATTTGTCAATGGTGTCTGGATGGGTATTCATCGAGACGCACCCACCTTGCACAACAACCTCTTGCAAATGCGTCGTGGTGGCCAGCTCAAATACGAAGTCAGTATTGTCCGAGACATCCGAGAGAGAGAGCTGCGCTTGTACACCGATGCGGGACGTGTCTGTAGACCGCTTTTCATTGTCGACCAGCCAACGCAGACATTGCGGCTCAAACGTGATCACATCGACAGGATCGACCAGATGGCAGACGAGGGTCTTTTGTCAGGAGCGTGGGACAAGCTATTGTCCGAGGGTATTGTCGAGTATGTGGACGCAGCTGAGGAGGAGACCATATTAATAGCCATGACGCCTGAAGATCTTGTGAACGCTCGTACCGCACACAGCAAACACGAGCTTGTAAGGGATAGAGCAGCCCACAATCTTGAATCCTTTGATCCTGCTGCTCGTATCAAGAGTACGGTGTGGAGTCAGCAGTATACCCACATGGAGATCCACCCGAGTATGATTCTTGGCGTCTGTGCTAGTATCATTCCTTTCCCCGACCACAACCAATCTCCTCGAAATACATATCAGTCTGCAATGGGTAAACAAGCCATGGGTGTCTGCCTCACCAACTACCAGCTTCGTATGGACACTATGGTTAATGTACTATACTATCCTCAAAAACCACTTGCCACTACTCGTTCAATGGAGTATCTCAAGTTCTCTGAGCTTCCTGCTGGTCAAAACGCAATTGTTGCCATCATGTGTTATTCTGGTTACAATCAAGAAGACTCCGTCATCATGAACCAATCCTCAATCGACCGCGGTCTCTTCCGATCGTTATACTTCCGTTCCTACACCGATActgagaagatgaagggtaTGGTTAAGGCGGAGACTATTGAGAAACCGGACAGAAATGAGACGTTGAGAATGAAGCATGGAACCGGCGATCGGTACGCCAAGCTTGACGTCGATGGCCTTGTTGCTCCGGGAACAAACGTCAACGGTGATGACATTCTCATTGGCAAGACTGCACCTTTGCCTGAAGACAGTGAGGAGCTTGGACAAAGAACCCAACTGCACACAAAGCGAGACATATCGACACCGCTGAAGAGCACGGAGCAGGGCGTTGTTGATCAGGTTATGCTGAGTACCAACGGAGAAGGTAACATGTTTGTCAAAATTCGTGTGAGATCCACCAGAGTGCCCCAAATAGGTGACAAGTTTGCTTCACGACATGGTCAGAAAGGTACGATCGGTATCACCTATCGTCAAGAAGACATGCCGTTCACTGCGGAGGGTCTTGTTCccgatatcatcatcaatccGCATGCTATTCCTTCGCGAATGACTATCGGCCATTTAGTCGAATGTCTCTTGTCGAAAGTGTCAACTCTGACTGGAGCCGAAGGAGACGCCACGCCCTTCACGGAGCTGACTGTCGAAGCTGTTTCCAAAGTTCTGCGAGCAAAGGGATATCAGTCTCGTGGTTTTGAGCTACTTTACCATGGTCATACGGGAAGAAAACTTCAGGCCCAGGTCTACTTTGGACCTACTTACTATCAGAGACTAAAGCATATGGTGGACGACAAGATTCACGCTCGTGCACGAGGACCGTTGCAGATTTTAACCAGACAGCCAGTAGAAGGTAGAAGTAGAGATGGTGGTTTGCGATTTGGTGAAATGGAG AGAGACTGCATGATTTCGCACGGTATCGCTGGATTTTTAAAAGAAAGGATGTACG ATTCTTCCGATGCGTTCAGAATACATGTGTGCGACGTCTGTGGTCTCATGGCTGTTGCCAATCTCAAAAAGCAAGAGTTCTACTGCTCCGTTTGCAGGAACAGTACCCAGATCTCACAGGTGTACATCCCGTATGCCGCCAAACTGTTGTTCCAAGAG TTACAAGCCATGAATATTGCATGTCGAATGTACGGGGAAACagattga